TGGGCAGGCGGAGCTCGATGAGGGCCTTGACCTTCTCAATCGGGTCCTCAATCTTCTCGACGATCTCGACCTCGTAAACGAGGTGTTTGCCCGCGTAGGGGTGGTTGAAATCAACCCTGACGCGGCCGCCGCTCACCGTCAGAACCCTGCCCTTCAGCTTCCTGCCGCTCTCGGTCTCTATCTCAACCGGCATTCCAGGGAAGGGAATGAGACCGTTCCTCCTGAACTGTCCGAGGGTAAAGGTCTTGATGAGCTTGGGATCGCGCTTTCCGAAGCCCTTCTCGGGTGGAACCTCGATTTCGTACTTCTTCCCGACCTCACGGCCCTCAAGCTGCTCATCGAGACCCTGAATGACGTGGCCGGCACCGACGGCTATCGGGACTGGCCCGTAAACGCCGTTCTCCTTATAGATTCCGGCATCCTTGGCAACTTCCTCAAAGGTTGTGTCGAAAATCTCTCCGGTTTCCCTTATTTTCCCGATGTAATGGACTCTTATGACATCTCCCCTCTTTATCTTCATGAGCATACCTCCTTTCCTTTCGCTGCTCTAAGATTGAAGGGAGGTTTTTAAGCTTTTGCCGGGGAATACGATACTGTTAGGATAAGCAGTGGGGCGTCAGGTTTAAGTTACCAGTAATACTTCAGGAAAAGAATGGGGGAAGATGAAGGCTGAAATCATCCTATACTGCTTGTTTTCAGCCTTAAAACCTTTTCGCCGGAACAAAATCCCAGTAGTCAGAGCAATAAACCTATATCTGCGAGGCCTCAGCTACCGCCAAGCTGCCAGAATCCTCGGAATCAGCCACACAACCGTCTGGGAGGCAGTTCAAAAATTCGCAGAAGCAGTTTACCAGCCAAAACTCCTCGCAGTCAAAAAACAGAGGAATTTTATCGCAGTTGATGAGACTGTAATAAAAATCAGTGGGATACCCCCGGGCTGCAATTGACGTTGAGAGCAGGGCGCAGTCTGGATTACTGGACTGCCAGAGATTTCATTCTGGTTGTTTTGAAATCCTGCGAGGGGCAACCTGTTTTTCTGGTTGATAAAGGGCCTTGGTACAAGTCCGCTTTTAAATCCCTTGGACTGGATTTTGTTCACGTTACTTTCGGGCCGAGGAACAGGGTTGAGCGCTGGTTCAGGACTTTGAAGGAGCGGACGAAGCGTTTCTGGAATAATTTCAGGGCTGAGAACTGGAGAAGGGTTCACAGGTTTGTTTTCCTGTTTGCTTTCTGGTATAATTTTGTTAGGCCTCATTCTCGATTTGGTCGTCCTCCTGGATTTGATTAATGGTGATACTTAATGAAATTTGGTTTATGGTATTTTAGATGGAATGTTCCAACCAATAGATATATTTCAAGACCACGAACATTAAACAAAAATCCTGCAACAGCAGAGGATTTCAAAGAAAGGTTTGACATTGCAGTTGTTACTTTTTTTCTTCTGAAAGCCTCGCCCTTTAGGGCGGGGATACAGTAAACCGCCCAACAGCCTTTCAACAGTCAAAACCCTTTTAAACTTTGGAGTTTAGTAGGGTCTCGAAGAGACCACTCAAAACAACCCGATGAGATGAGGGGTTTCATCGTGTCCTCCCGCTTTGGGAGGAAGACGCCGGCAGGCGTCCCTGAAGGACTGCCCGTTTGGGCAGTCAAGAACTGGAGTTCGGTCTCTAAGCGATAACCCCAATCTGGCTTTGGCCGGTAGGGGTAACGGGCACAAGACCGTGCCCTCGGGCCGAGCCGAAACCGGTAACGGGAGTAGGAAGTGAGTGCCCGTAAACCTCTCCGCCCTTAGCGAGGGGTTAATTCGTTG
The genomic region above belongs to Thermococcus stetteri and contains:
- a CDS encoding FKBP-type peptidyl-prolyl cis-trans isomerase, which produces MLMKIKRGDVIRVHYIGKIRETGEIFDTTFEEVAKDAGIYKENGVYGPVPIAVGAGHVIQGLDEQLEGREVGKKYEIEVPPEKGFGKRDPKLIKTFTLGQFRRNGLIPFPGMPVEIETESGRKLKGRVLTVSGGRVRVDFNHPYAGKHLVYEVEIVEKIEDPIEKVKALIELRLPRLDPNKVVIEVGEKDVVVDFTQIKDEVDKGTLVLGELLLEGDLKFLGYEEVKFRPSVDELIKPKEAEEGEVAEEEVSGETGAEEAPEQKEAVEETTEEKTEEKAEAEESVEEAESEEGTEKAKEETEEKKPKKSTKGRKTRRTTRKKSTTKKKAKAAEEKGKSEPENPEDSE